TCTGCATGAACATCACAATATCTGTCCggtcactcctctcttctctcaaacGCGCCCCCCACCTCTTTATTCAAGCTATCGCACTACGCGTAATTATTCTTGTACATAATAAGTTACACATCCCACAGAGGGNNNNNNNNNNNNNNNNNNNNNNNNNNNNNNNNNNNNNNNNNNNNNNNNNNNNNNNNNNNNNNNNNNNNNNNNNNNNNNNNNNNNNNNNNNNNNNNNNNNNNNNNNNNNNNNNNNNNNNNNNNNNNNNNNNNNNNNNNNNNNNNNNNNNNNNNNNNNNNNNNNNNNNNNNNNNNNNNNNNNNNNNNNNNNNNNNNNNNNNNNNNNNNNNNNNNNNNNNNNNNNNNNNNNNNNNNNNNNNNNNNNNNNNNNNNNNNNNNNNNNNNNNNNNNNNNNNNNNNNNNNNNNNNNNNNNNNNNNNNNNNNNNNNNNNNNNNNNNNNNNNNNNNNNNNNNNNNNNNNNNNNNNNNNNNNNNNNNNNNNNNNNNNNNNNNNNNNNNNNNNNNNNNNNNNNNNNNNNNNNNNNNNNNNNNNNNNNNNNNNNNNNNNNNNNNNNNNNNNNNNNNNNNNNNNNNNNNNNNNNNNNNNNNNNNNNNNNNNNNNNNNNNNNNNNNNNNNNNNNNNNNNNNNNNNNNNNNNNNNNNNNNNNNNNNNNNNNNNNNNNNNNNNNNNNNNNNNNNNNNNNAGGATGTAGCATGATGAGTAACTATGTTTCGGTCTTCATTCATCTTcgtaattgttatgaataaagaaagtatatcagaattatataatttttgttcctATATTAATCAAATTGACTAGAAGAGAGTATGTTATTAATCTTTTAACGTCCAAAATCATGAATTTGTATTATTTTGCCTGTATCCATTTGTTTTCGTTTATAACTTTATAACTAAATATAGTAGGCCTNNNNNNNNNNNNNNNNNNNNNNNNNNNNNNNNNNNNNNNNNNNNNNNNNNNNNNNNNNNNNNNNNNNNNNNNNNNNNNNNTCTATTTAAGAAAGGACTCGTCACTTCGGAGTTCTGTGCAGCTTTGGGTAATAAGAACTATCACGTCATTTGGTGGTGTCTGAGAACGGGAGGGGGGAATAGAGAATGGTAGGTTGGGTGGAAGNNNNNNNNNNNNNNNNNNNNNNNNNNNNNNNNNNNNNNNNNNNNNNNNNNNNNNNNNNNNNNNNNGCGATTTACACATTGGACTGATTTTACAGACGATGATTATCAGCGATTATTTGTAGGTATATATCGTGTATTTCACTTGATTTCAATTTCATACATGATTAGCGACGAACCCCCAAGCTTTATTCCANNNNNNNNNNNNNNNNNNNNNNNNNNNNNNNNNNNNNNNNNNNNNNNNNNNNNNNNNNNNNNNNNNNNNNNNNNNNNNNNNNNNNNNNNNNNNNNNNNNNNNNNNNNNNNNNNNNNNNNNNNNNNNNNNNNNNNNNNNNNNNNNNNNNNNNNNNNNNNNNNNNNNNNNNNNNNNNNNNNNNNNNNNNNNNNNNNNNNNNNNNNNNNNNNNNNNNNNNNNNNNNNNNNNNNNNNNNNNNNNNNNNNNNNNNNNNNNNNNNNNNNNNNNNNNNNNNNNNNNNNNNNNNNNNNNNNNNNNNNNNNNNNNNNNNNNNNNNNNNNNNNNNNNNNNNNNNNNNNNNNNNNNNNNNNNNNNNNNNNNNNNNNNNNNNNNNNNNNNNNNNNNNNNNNNNNNNNNNNNNNNNNNNNNNNNNNNNNNNNNNNNNNNNNNNNNNNNNNNNNNNNNNNNNNNNNNNNNNNNNNNNNNNNNNNNNNNNNNNNNNNNNNNNNNNNNNNNNNNNNNNNNNNNGCCTTAGACAGTTNNNNNNNNNNNNNNNNNNNNNNNNNNNNNNNNNNNNNNNNNNNNNNNNTACTGTATAACGTAAATCTTGCCCGGCCTCGGCATCAGGGCACATAAGGGCCGGACGGCGCCGCGGGCCTCGCGAGCGACTTTCGAACTCGCGATTTTTCAGTCAAATGACGACCTCCCTGAGCGTTAGCCTCTGCTAATTCCGGATCATGAAATGAAGTCTGCTCGTCTGATACTTTCGGAACAACCTCAGCCTCCGGATATAGCATCTGTGAAATATTTATATCGTCTTTATTTGATATGGTGCTTGTAGCGGCCGCCCTCGAGGGCATTCGCTGCGGAAAGGCGAGCCGGAGCCTCGGCTGCGCGAGCCGGAGATAAGCGCGAGGCCGAGCAGCGCTGCCGTCGCCGCAGATGGCGATGACGGAGTGAGCCTTGACGAGCAAGAGGAGGACGATGACGGAGGCCGCCCCCGCCGAGTGCGCAGGCAGCGGTGGCAGCCGCATTGGCGACATTCTCTCGGGGTCTTGGGAGCTGACGCAGGTAATGGCGAGGAGAGGGACGCCTGAAGGAGCAGAGGCANNNNNNNNNNNNNNNNNNNNNNNNNNNNNNNNNNNNNNNNNAGCGCCCTTTTAGCCTCTCGCTGTGGTGCGCAAATTGCTCGGTGCTGTCAGAGATACGTTTTTTGATGCCCANNNNNNNNNNNNNNNNNNNNNNNNNNNNNNNNNNNNNNNNNNNNNNNNNNNNNNNNNNAAGCTTGTCGAGTCAGACCAGAAGCTCGGGAGCACAGAGTGGACTTANNNNNNNNNNNNNNNNNNNNNNNNNNNNNNNNNNNNNNNNNNNNNNNNNNNNNNNNNNNNNNNNNNNNNNNNNNNNNNNNNNNNNNNNNNNNNNNNNNNNNNNNNNNNNNAAATTCTTTGACCCTTCTTTGGCAAAGATGACATACTTTGTGTATCTGATCCTCCCAGCCAAGTCCCAGATGAAGGGTTTGGATTATTTTCTAGGAAGAGTGTGGCCACAAGTCCAAAGTTTCTCTTAACAAGTGGATTGGTTTACTTGTTTTGAATTGGTTCAAGCAGCTCCAAAAGTAGTTTATCAGGCAAATGCCAGTATTTGGGTGTGATTTCATTCTTTGGTGGTTCGTCATTTGTATAAGCCTACCATCAtagatgtattttatgtatagggTATCCAAGGAaggactttttatttctttttatttatgtaattgtaGGACTTAAGATCACATCAATTTTTAGAGGTTTCANNNNNNNNNNNNNNNNNNNNNNNNNNNNNNNNNNNNNNNNNNNNNNNNNNNNNNNNNNNNNNNNNNNNNNNNNNNNNNNNNNNNNNNNNNNNNNNNNNNNNNNNNNNNNNNNNNNNNNNNNNNNNNNNNNNNNNNNNNNNNNNNNNNNNNNNNNNNNNNNNNNNNNNNNNNNNNNNNNNNNNNNNNNNNNNNNNNNNNNNNNNNNNNNNNNNNNNNNNNNNNNNNNNNNNNNNNNNNNNNNNNNNNNNNNNNNNNNNNNNNNNNNNNNNNNNNNNNNNNNNNNNNNNNNNNNNNNNNNNNNNNNNNNNNNNNNNNNNNNNNNNNNNNNNNNNNNNNNNNNNNNNNNNNNNNNNNNNNNNNNNNNNNNNNNNNNNNNNNNNNNNNNNNNNNNNNNNNNNNNNNNNNNNNNNNNNNNNNNNNNNNNNNNNNNNNNNNNNNNNNNNNNNNNNNNNNNNNNNNNNNNNNNNNNNNNNNNNNNNNNNNNNNNNNNNNNNNNNNNNNNNNNNNNNNNNNNNNNNNNNNNNNNNNNNNNNNNAGCAGGTTTTGCTTACAGGTCACAAAGAGCTGAAGTCTGTGcaccaaaaaatgtatatattgttgtcaTACCTCAGTGTTAAGAAATCACAGTTACTTNNNNNNNNNNNNNNNNNNNNNNNNNNNNNNGAGAGAGACAACTATGAATATGtaagtaaaacaaatataattattatctttttgtgatCTTATGAAATAATAGAAATTGCATTTAGATGTACTCATAAGTATCTagacattgtaataataataaatagacaaaggATACCATGAGGTAACTCTGAAATGTAAAAGTATGTGGAGCATGGAGGTGGAATATAGGAATATTATGCCATAGTACATtatctcacccctttttttttcggtatgAACCTTCTACATGGTTTGACCTTTTTACCCAGGCAGAAAACAACTACACCTTTTTAAACAAGTATGATACCCATGTAAACAGAGCAAGTTGTTTCCCAGGAATTTCACAAGTATcctaatacatattacattatttaaccctttGGCTTCAAGTATAATGCTGTGGTGAAGCAGGCCTCAATCATAGATGGCATCACATAATGACATACTCTGCACCATCGGTGCATCAAACAAAGCTTTTCTTTCTCCAGTATTACCAACATCAtttgttttatgtaattattagatGCAAGCATTTAAAATGAAGGGAAACCTTCAATATTTCATGGAGAAAACTGCTACTGCAAGCTAACAACTGTACATTATTAGCCAATTTTTAATACCATGGTTAATGGGTTAAGGTAGATGATTATTAAAGGAGATAACCATATTGCAGAGATGTATATTCTGTGACAATAGGTTGTGTTTGTAcaaccttctttcttttcttgaaagGTGATGAGGAAGAGAGTCTGTTCAAAGCAACCTCAgaagtatgtgtgcatatatatatattttgataggaATGAAGCCTCCTTTTGGCCAAAAGATGTGCAATAGAAATACTATAGCCTTGCCAAAACTAATGTCATTGTGAAAGACAGTAGTCTATTTATAACAAAACTTCCAAAATATGTGTGATCTCAGGGACAGGCCTTNNNNNNNNNNNNNNNNNNNNNNNNNNNNNNNNNNNNNNNNNNNNNNNNNNNNNNNNNNNNNNNNNNNNNNNNNNNNNNNNNNNNNNNNNNNNNNNNNNNNNNNNNNNNNNNNNNNNNNNNNNNNNNNNNNNNNNNNNNNNNNNNNNNNNNNNNNNNNNNNNNNNNNNNNNNNNNNNNNNNCAAACACCACAAAGGAATCTCCCATAGTAATAGGCAAAGCAtgaatgattatcatttttggcTATTTTTAGCATTTCTCATATTATGTCCATCTTTTGTCCTATAATCTCTGTGCTGTCCCTTACCCTGGATGCCAGTGATAGGCTTATGACTCCCTTGATGTCTGGATAGTATTATGATTTTAGCTGGGAAGAGCCAGTCAGCCACATAATTAGTGGTTGAGAAAGTCAGTGAAATTTCATAGCTNNNNNNNNNNNNNNNNNNNNNNNNNNNNNNNNNNNNNNNNNNNNNNNNAAATAATAGCTGTTAGTGGAGGTATTATTGAATGGTAAGTCACTGtggcatattttattttattttgtaagtaaTCCTCTCCCTTTTCAATTAACAGAGGATCTTTGAGAATCTCAGCTTCAGAGAAGTTGCAAGACTAAGAGCAGTATGCAGGACTTGGGCGGATGTTGGAGCCAAGATACTAGAGAAACGCAGAAGACTGCACTACTTGACCATTCATCCGCACAGCATCCCCACCacagaggggaaggtgagagtaCTCATAAGATTTGGTCCTATTTAGTCATACATGAGAGGGATATTGTTAATATCTGATATTTCCTTTATATGTTGATATCTTTTATCCATTATGTATCATTAATATACGCTTAATAATTTGAGGAAAGAATAGGCAGGGAATAGGTTCACATAAGCAAATCGTACATTTTGGAAAATTAGAAGCCTTATTTTAGTAAGACTGTATTTAAACTGTAGAATACTGTCATCATGCATGTTCATTTAGAATGTTTACAGGAAGGCATTACaatattaagattttttaaaatttgtaaatgaCAACATTTACTGCATATGAAAAACTTGCATAGGCCAGCTGATAACTGTCATGAAACATAGTGGTAGAAGTGTTAATTCAGAATGTTGTTCCTTTAATTCAGGTGACTATTGGTGAATTATCTCCAAGCAGTTTGTTTGAAGGGTTTTTTGAGCACATTGTTAGCAGACCTCGATATTGCATTGGATTCTGCAATGAAGATTGGTTGAGTCGCACTGATGTCTTcagcaaaaaaggagaaaatggttcgtaatttgattttctttattggtTTATCATTTAAGTGAATATTGAATACAATATTGTACTTCTCAGCTTGGATATTAGAAATTGAGTGAATTATTGTAAGATATTTCACATGTGAATAGAGAAATGCAAGCCATGGAAATAGAAATCAAATATATTGCTCTtactgattttcctttctttgtttttgtttaatgatttattaatagttttaaaaactgttcttatcatcaaattgtttatattctttttagcTTTGCTTCTGTCATACTGCACAAGATTCTAAGACTTATTGATTATAGGCTAGATTTTTCTTATAATGACTTGACTGATACCAAATTACCTCAACAGGAAAACTTACCCTTGCTCAGTACCTTCATGGATCTCTCCCCAAGACATGTGAATTTGGACTGTTCTCAGCCACCGGAATCATTGGCACTGTTGAAAACAATTATCAAGGACATTGGTTAGAATCAGCTAACAACCTCAATCACATAATTCTCTCCTTTCTGCAcgatgaagaaaaagatgggCAAAGGGCCAAAAGAAGCTGCCGGCGTCATAGCAGTGACGAGATTCAGGCCAGGGAAGATCTCGCAGAATTGGCATCCCCTGCAGTGTCTGATCAGAGTGCAAGTGCTTCCTCCAATATCTCAAGTCAGGCCTCAGCAGCTAGTGCTAAAGAGGAGGCTAATGTTAAAAGGTCCCGGGTTGGTTACAGTATTGAAGTAGAGGCTAGATGGAGTACATCATTGCGACAAGCAGATGCTGTGTCTTTACTTTTAATACCACACCATCCAGGGGTGAAGTTGAAGTTCTTTAGCATCAGCATGGAGAGCTTTCTAAAGAGATTTGTAAGTATGATTATCGCTCTAATTTAGTAACATTGTAGAATATAGTTTTCAATATTATAGAAGCTTAAAAGGGTTACTCAAAGAGTATTATACCAGCACTGGTGCAGTTGTG
This window of the Penaeus monodon isolate SGIC_2016 chromosome 31, NSTDA_Pmon_1, whole genome shotgun sequence genome carries:
- the LOC119593018 gene encoding uncharacterized protein LOC119593018, which translates into the protein MTEAAPAECAGSGGSRIGDILSGSWELTQRIFENLSFREVARLRAVCRTWADVGAKILEKRRRLHYLTIHPHSIPTTEGKVTIGELSPSSLFEGFFEHIVSRPRYCIGFCNEDWLSRTDVFSKKGENGKLTLAQYLHGSLPKTCEFGLFSATGIIGTVENNYQGHWLESANNLNHIILSFLHDEEKDGQRAKRSCRRHSSDEIQAREDLAELASPAVSDQSASASSNISSQASAASAKEEANVKRSRVGYSIEVEARWSTSLRQADAVSLLLIPHHPGVKLKFFSISMESFLKRFRSGRALNDVTVSPEEFNKMTSMTPEDDLKALLLFDLGADEETFTDAFLQAALERQNYQLAIGGGVVESLQCGDKNNGELTSLGVAISGPNVMAASVVISKYVSSPKGLESYMKQLNLVDSQRIRV